Proteins encoded together in one Catalinimonas alkaloidigena window:
- a CDS encoding TonB-dependent receptor — MRTPLCFFSGLLMLLVLEVAQAQTATFSIRGTLQDDQKAPIPFGNVALYQSADSVLVTGAVSDAAGQFAIKAKPGQYYVKVTVLSYAEKLIPNVQVTNRDLALGTLTLRSDAEYLEEVVVKGQKSQMVLELDKRVFNVGQDLANIGGNAADILNNVPSVAVDVDGNVSLRGSGNVRILVNGKPSGLVGPDALRQLQGNLVESIEVITNPSSRYDAEGEVGIINIILKKESQRGVNGSFSANVGYPANHGGSFNLNFRREKFNLFTSYGINYRKSPGRGSSYQRFFSDDTLYAYEQTSTRTRGGLSHNVQAGLDYFLTEQDILTASVFLRLADGNNTSEYEYRDFGERDELLRTVLRQEQEAEPRTNVETTFSYRHEFDRKGRLLTADFKWIEQDEIEKAEFQQRELGLPDVLRQRSRNTEDERNWLFQADYVHPFSEKGKWETGVRSTNRILHNDFSVEQQDEVGNWGILSSYDNNLIYTERIHAGYLMASEKFSKFSIQGGLRGEYSDITTDLPDDNLVNNRQYFNLFPSTHFSYALTPEKSIQLSYSYRLSRPGFRDLLPYSGFSDNRSLRVGNPNLNPEYTHSIEGGYLLNWDNGSLLASGYYRYRTGVIERIVLVDSVGFSRMFPVNLATQNAYGLEGNVSYSPWKWWRLNTNFNFYRAITEGTYQEQRLFSDTYTWQTRSTSQMTLWQTWEFQAGINYRAPQRTPQGRDLSTYAIDLGLSRDILKGNGTLVFSVQDLLNTRKRRSIVEREGYYSTSTFQWRSRQALVTFNYRLNQRKNERGRNRDAFEEEGGGDF; from the coding sequence ATGCGAACACCTTTATGCTTTTTCAGTGGCTTGCTGATGCTGCTGGTTTTAGAAGTTGCACAAGCGCAGACCGCTACTTTTTCCATCCGAGGTACCCTGCAGGACGACCAGAAAGCGCCCATTCCGTTCGGGAACGTGGCCTTGTACCAGTCGGCTGATTCTGTGCTCGTGACCGGTGCCGTGTCGGATGCCGCCGGGCAGTTTGCCATCAAAGCCAAGCCGGGTCAGTACTACGTCAAGGTAACGGTACTGTCGTATGCCGAGAAGCTGATTCCGAACGTCCAGGTTACCAACCGGGACCTCGCGCTGGGGACGCTGACGCTCCGCTCCGATGCCGAATACCTGGAAGAAGTGGTGGTGAAGGGCCAGAAAAGTCAGATGGTACTGGAACTCGACAAGCGGGTGTTCAACGTGGGGCAAGACCTGGCCAACATCGGTGGCAATGCGGCCGACATCCTCAACAACGTGCCGTCCGTAGCGGTCGACGTCGACGGCAACGTCAGCCTGCGCGGCAGCGGCAACGTGCGGATTCTGGTCAACGGCAAACCCTCGGGACTGGTAGGGCCCGACGCGCTGCGGCAGTTGCAGGGCAACCTGGTCGAAAGCATCGAAGTCATCACAAATCCTTCGTCGCGCTACGATGCCGAGGGCGAAGTCGGCATCATCAACATCATCCTGAAAAAAGAGAGTCAGCGCGGGGTGAACGGCTCGTTTTCGGCCAACGTGGGCTATCCGGCCAACCACGGCGGCTCGTTCAACCTCAACTTCCGGCGCGAAAAGTTCAACCTCTTTACCAGCTACGGCATCAACTACCGCAAAAGTCCCGGGCGCGGCAGCTCGTACCAGCGCTTTTTTTCGGACGATACCCTGTATGCTTACGAACAGACCAGCACCCGCACACGTGGCGGTTTGTCGCACAACGTGCAGGCCGGCCTGGACTACTTCCTGACCGAACAGGATATCCTGACGGCGTCGGTGTTCCTGCGGCTGGCCGACGGTAACAACACGTCGGAATACGAATACCGCGACTTCGGCGAGCGCGACGAACTGCTTCGCACCGTACTGCGGCAGGAACAGGAAGCCGAGCCGCGCACCAACGTGGAAACCACCTTTAGCTACCGCCACGAATTTGACCGCAAGGGGCGGCTGCTGACGGCCGACTTCAAATGGATCGAACAGGACGAAATCGAAAAGGCCGAATTTCAACAGCGGGAACTTGGGCTGCCCGACGTGCTGCGCCAGCGCTCCCGCAATACGGAAGACGAGCGCAATTGGCTGTTTCAGGCCGATTACGTGCATCCTTTCAGCGAAAAAGGCAAGTGGGAAACCGGGGTACGCAGCACCAACCGTATTCTGCACAACGACTTTTCGGTAGAGCAACAGGACGAAGTGGGCAACTGGGGCATTCTGTCGAGCTACGACAACAACCTGATCTACACGGAGCGCATTCATGCGGGTTACCTGATGGCCTCCGAGAAGTTCAGCAAGTTCTCGATTCAGGGGGGCCTGCGGGGCGAATATTCCGACATCACGACCGACCTTCCCGACGACAATCTGGTGAACAACCGCCAGTATTTCAACCTGTTTCCCAGTACGCATTTTTCGTACGCCCTCACGCCCGAAAAGTCCATTCAGCTTAGCTACAGCTACCGCCTGAGTCGGCCGGGGTTCCGCGATCTGCTCCCGTACTCCGGCTTTAGCGACAACCGTTCGTTGCGCGTGGGCAACCCGAACCTCAACCCCGAATACACCCACTCGATCGAAGGCGGCTATCTGCTGAACTGGGACAACGGTTCGCTGCTGGCCAGCGGGTATTACCGGTACCGCACCGGGGTGATCGAACGCATTGTGCTGGTCGACTCCGTCGGGTTCAGCCGGATGTTTCCGGTCAACCTCGCTACGCAAAACGCCTACGGGCTGGAGGGCAACGTCTCGTATTCGCCCTGGAAGTGGTGGCGGCTGAACACCAACTTCAACTTCTACCGGGCCATTACGGAAGGGACTTACCAGGAGCAGCGCCTCTTCAGCGATACCTACACGTGGCAGACCCGTTCTACGTCGCAGATGACGCTGTGGCAAACCTGGGAGTTTCAGGCGGGCATCAACTACCGCGCTCCCCAACGTACCCCACAGGGACGCGACCTGTCCACCTACGCCATTGATCTGGGACTTTCCCGCGACATTCTGAAGGGCAACGGCACTCTTGTGTTCAGCGTGCAGGATCTGCTCAACACCCGCAAACGGCGCAGCATTGTGGAGCGCGAGGGGTACTACTCCACCTCAACGTTTCAGTGGCGGTCGCGACAGGCGCTGGTCACGTTCAACTACCGTCTCAACCAGCGCAAAAACGAAAGAGGTCGCAACCGGGATGCCTTTGAAGAGGAAGGCGGCGGAGATTTTTGA
- a CDS encoding Lacal_2735 family protein produces the protein MFGLLRKRTEVEKLELQYEKLMEEARDIQRKGDMKAFALKTAEAEAVMDALVRLKQTQAR, from the coding sequence ATGTTTGGACTCCTCAGAAAACGAACCGAAGTAGAAAAGCTCGAACTGCAATACGAAAAGCTCATGGAAGAAGCCCGCGACATCCAGCGGAAGGGCGACATGAAAGCGTTCGCGCTAAAAACGGCCGAAGCCGAAGCCGTGATGGACGCCCTCGTTCGGCTCAAACAAACCCAGGCGCGCTAG